One Theropithecus gelada isolate Dixy chromosome 18, Tgel_1.0, whole genome shotgun sequence DNA segment encodes these proteins:
- the LPIN2 gene encoding phosphatidate phosphatase LPIN2 isoform X3, which produces MNYVGQLAGQVIVTVKELYKGINQATLSGCIDVIVVQQQDGSYQCSPFHVRFGKLGVLRSKEKVIDIEINGNAVDLHMKLGDNGEAFFVEETEEEYEKLPAYLATSPIPTEDQFFKDIDTPLVKSGGDETPSQSSDISHVLETETIFTPSSVKKKKRRRKKYKQDSKKEEQATSPAAEDACDVGVSSDDDKGAQAARGSSNASLKEEECKEPLLFHSGDHYPLSDGDWSPLETTYPQTVCPKSDSELEVKPAESLLRSESHMEWTWGGFPESTKVSKRERSDHHPRTATITPSENTHFRVIPSEDSLISEVEKDASMEDTVCTIVKPRPRALGTQMSDPTSVAELLEPPLESPQISSMLDADHLPNPTLAEAPSESKPAAKVDSPSKKKGVHKRSQHQGPDDIYLDDLKGLEPEVAALYFPKSESEPGSRQWPESDTLSGSQSPQSVGSAAADSGTECLSDSAMDLPDVTLSLCGGLSENGEISKEKFMEHIITYHEFAENPGLIDNPNLVIRIYNRYYNWALAAPMILSLQVFQKSLPKATVESWVKDKMPKKSGRWWFWRKRESMTKQLPESKEGKSEAPPASDLPSSSKEPASARPAENDSSSDEGSQELEESITVDPIPTEPPSHGSTTSYKKSLRLSSDQIAKLKLHDGPNDVVFSITTQYQGTCRCAGTIYLWNWNDKIIISDIDGTITKSDALGQILPQLGKDWTHQGIAKLYHSINENGYKFLYCSARAIGMADMTRGYLHWVNDKGTILPRGPLMLSPSSLFSAFHREVIEKKPEKFKIECLNDIKNLFAPSKQPFYAAFGNRPNDVYAYTQVGVPDCRIFTVNPKGELIQERTKGNKSSYHRLSELVEHVFPLLSKEQNSAFPCPEFSSFCYWRDPIPEVDLDDLS; this is translated from the exons ATTGATATAGAAATCAATGGCAATGCAGTGGATCTTCACATGAAGTTGGGTGACAATGGAGAAGCTTTCTTTGTTGAAGAGACTGAAGAAGAATAT GAAAAGCTTCCTGCTTACCTTGCCACCTCACCAATTCCTACTGAAGATCAGTTCTTTAAAGATATTGACACCCCTTTGGTGAAATCGGGTGgagatgaaacaccatctcagaGTTCAGACATCTCACACGTCTtggaaacagagacaatttttACTCCAAgttctgtgaaaaagaaaaaacgaaggagaaagaaatacaaacaggACAGTAAGAAGGAAGAGCAGGCCACCTCTCCTGCCGCAGAAGACGCATGTGATGTAGGCGTGAGCTCCGATGATGACAAGGGGGCCCAGGCAGCACG AGGATCTTCAAATGCTTCCTTGAAAGAAGAAGAATGTAAAGAGcctttgcttttccattctgGGGATCATTACCCCTTATCTGATGGAGATTGGTCCCCTTTAGAGAC CACCTATCCCCAGACGGTGTGTCCTAAGAGTGATTCCGAGCTGGAGGTGAAACCTGCTGAGAGCCTGCTCCGATCAGAGTCTCACATGGAGTGGACGTGGGGCGGATTCCCAGAGTCCACCAAG gTCAGCAAAAGAGAACGATCTGACCATCATCCTAGGACAGCTACAATTACACCATCAGAAAATACCCATTTTCGGGTAATTCCCAGTGAGGACAGCCTCATAAGTGAAGTTGAGAAGGATGCTTCCATGGAAGACACTGTCTGTACCATAGTGAAGCCCAGACCGAGAGCCCTGGGTACACAGATGAGCGACCCAACGTCTGTGGCAGAGCTTCTCGAACCTCCTCTTGAGAGTCCTCAGATTTCATCTATGTTAGATGCAGACCACCTTCCCAACCCAACCTTAGCGGAGGCGCCCTCAGAATCCAAACCGGCAGCTAAAGTAGACTCGCCGTCAAAGAAGAAAG gtgtTCACAAAAGAAGCCAGCACCAAGGACCTGATGATATTTACCTTGATGACTTAAAGGGTCTAGAACCTGAAGTTGCAGCTCTTTATTTCCCTAAAAG TGAATCGGAGCCCGGCTCCAGGCAGTGGCCTGAGTCTGACACACTCTCCGGCTCCCAGTCCCCACAGTCTGTGGGAAGCGCAGCTGCAGATAGCGGCACTGAGTGCCTCTCAGATTCTGCCATGGACTTGCCTGACGTTACCCTCTCCCTTTGCGGGGGCCTCAGTGAAAATGGAGAAATTTCAAAAG AAAAATTCATGGAGCATATCATTACTTATCATGAATTTGCAGAAAACCCTGGACTTATAGACAATCCTAACCTTGTAATAAGGATATATAATCG ttaCTATAACTGGGCTTTGGCAGCTCCCATGATCCTTAGCTTGCAAGTATTCCAGAAGAGCTTGCCTAAG GCCACAGTTGAGTCCTGGGTCAAAGACAAGATGCCAAAGAAATCCGGTCGCTGGTGGTTTTGGCGAAAGAGAGAAAGCATGACCAAACAG CTGCCAGAATCCAAGGAGGGAAAATCTGAGGCACCGCCAGCCAGTGACCTGCCATCCAGCTCCAAGGAGCCGGCCAGCGCCAG GCCGGCCGAGAATGACTCCTCGAGTGATGAGGGGTCACAGGAGCTCGAAGAGTCCATCACAGTGGACCCCATCCCCACCGAGCCCCCAAGCCACGGCAGCACAACTTCATATAAGAAGTCTCTGCGCCTCTCCTCAGACCAGATC gcaaaactgaaGCTCCATGATGGTCCAAATGATGTTGTGTTTAGTATTACAACCCAGTATCAAGGCACCTGTCGCTGTGCCGGGACCATTTACCTGTGGAACTGGAATGACAAGATCATCATTTCTGATATTGATGGGACAATAACCAA GTCGGATGCTTTGGGACAGATTCTCCCACAGCTGGGCAAAGACTGGACTCACCAGGGTATAGCAAAGCTCTACCATTCCATCAATGA GAACGGCTACAAGTTTCTGTACTGCTCGGCCCGTGCCATTGGCATGGCCGACATGACCCGTGGCTACCTGCACTGGGTCAATGACAAGGGCACGATCTTGCCCCGGGGCCCCCTGATGCTATCCCCCAGCAGTTTGTTCTCCGCCTTCCACAG agaagTGATAGAAAAGAAACCAGAGAAGTTCAAAATTGAGTGTCTAAATGATATCAAGAATCTGTTTGCCCCGTCCAAGCAGCCGTTCTATGCTGCCTTTGGAAACCGTCCAAAT GACGTCTATGCCTACACACAAGTTGGAGTTCCAGACTGTCGAATATTCACCGTGAACCCCAAGGGTGAATTAATACAAGAAAGAACCAAAGGAAACAAGTCATC GTATCACAGGCTGAGTGAGCTCGTGGAGCATGTGTTCCCCCTTCTCAGTAAGGAGCAGAATTCTGCTTTTCCCTGCCCGGAGTTCAGCTCCTTCTGCTACTGGCGAGACCCGATCCCTGAAGTGGACCTGGATGACCTGTCCTGA